A section of the Saccharomyces paradoxus strain CBS432 chromosome XII sequence genome encodes:
- the ATG39 gene encoding Atg39p (similar to YLR312C), with translation MSEEDDHWNVVRLRRLRKGREEEEESSKSEISLDSLHESSFAGEEDEDFDADVLSNTSSEESAQMNRIYDFRTSDGFSNAGANTDETRGPTISESFDTLSGSKIGGKVLPSLEGSKLKDSMIRNSSPRMDHITDKGKSKSVKLKMWHVIMLSSLISMTFSYLALEYSLTGDMLAGFKSQQSLRNNERKLLYDNIDFVDKKSHDSTSDSLSQWAPSGKYYVDFDNHIAYPLKDDDLMGWKRYKTDLVILWYTTKARMKDGWHKRINKINGGRIKLHAFLKNAFRSTQENLRILHKEQKIRWKRLFMLFHDKYKQFSPHVGRFFDHSCKKTKQYWSRSKLQIRKLRFDSIKPFRIFQFKVRKDTNWFIKQLKQFGLKFRYSRIYKAMSECKKKSYSKCKH, from the coding sequence ATGTCGGAAGAAGACGATCATTGGAATGTAGTTAGATTACGTAGATTACGTAAAGGGagagaagaggaagaggagTCATCGAAATCGGAAATATCTTTGGATAGTTTGCATGAAAGCTCCTTCGCAGGAGAGGAGGACGAGGACTTCGATGCAGATGTCCTATCAAACACTAGCAGTGAAGAGTCTGCGCAGATGAATCGTATTTACGATTTTAGAACATCTGATGGATTTAGTAATGCTGGAGCCAATACTGACGAAACTAGAGGTCCCACTATTTCAGAGTCGTTCGACACCTTGTCCGGCTCTAAGATTGGCGGAAAAGTATTGCCAAGTTTGGAGGGGTCGAAACTGAAGGATAGTATGATAAGAAATTCTAGCCCACGAATGGATCATATCACGGATAAAGGCAAGAGCAAGTCGGTTAAATTGAAGATGTGGCATGTTATCATGTTGTCTTCGTTGATTTCCATGACTTTTTCATATCTAGCCCTCGAATATTCCCTAACTGGTGATATGTTGGCAGGTTTTAAATCGCAACAGTCATTACGtaataatgaaagaaaactgTTGTACGACAACATCGATTTCGTTGATAAAAAATCTCATGATTCAACAAGTGACTCTCTAAGTCAGTGGGCTCCTTCAGGAAAGTACTACGTCGATTTTGACAATCATATTGCATACCCATTAAAGGATGATGACCTCATGGGCTGGAAAAGATACAAGACTGACCTAGTTATTCTTTGGTATACAACAAAAGCTCGAATGAAAGACGGTTGGCATAAGAGAATTAACAAAATAAACGGGGGAAGAATTAAGTTACATGCATTTCTCAAGAATGCTTTCAGATCCacccaagaaaatttgagGATATTGCATAAAGAACAGAAAATCCGTTGGAAAAGGCTCTTCATGCTGTTTCATgataaatataaacaatTTTCTCCACATGTTGGAAGGTTTTTCGATCATTCctgtaaaaaaacaaagcAGTATTGGTCAAGGTCCAAATTGCAGATACGCAAGCTTCGTTTTGATTCAATAAAACCATTCcgcatttttcaatttaaaGTTCGCAAAGATACTAACTGGTTCATCAAGCAGCTAAAACAGTTTGGATTGAAGTTTCGATATTCGAGGATATATAAAGCGATGTCAGaatgcaagaaaaagagtTATTCTAAATGCAAACACTAG